A stretch of Paludisphaera borealis DNA encodes these proteins:
- a CDS encoding PIG-L deacetylase family protein, with protein MNPLPRRRWLCVASAVLSFIMYSGAAGTSALGGEFANADAKTYRVIVFGAHPDDCELGAGGTAARWAKAGYAVKFVSLTNGDIGHHEIAGAFLARRRLAEVKKSAAILGVETQVLDNHDGELMPTLENRRSVTRLIRDWKADVVIAPRPNDYHPDHRYTGVLVQDAAYMVTVPSFCPDVPALADNPVFLYVHDSFQKPNPFTPDVVVPIDSVMDQKFAALDAIESQFYEWLPWIDHYLDQVPKDKEARKAWFRKHVEQRYSVRSDAYRAKLIEFLGPDRSKAVKLVEAFEICEYGRRPSKGDLLRIFPFFGEAAAE; from the coding sequence ATGAACCCCCTGCCCCGCCGTCGCTGGCTGTGCGTCGCGTCGGCCGTCCTCTCTTTCATTATGTACTCAGGAGCGGCCGGAACGTCGGCCCTTGGCGGAGAATTCGCAAACGCCGACGCCAAGACGTACCGCGTGATCGTCTTCGGCGCCCATCCGGACGACTGCGAGCTGGGCGCCGGCGGCACGGCGGCTCGCTGGGCGAAGGCCGGTTACGCGGTCAAGTTCGTCAGCTTGACCAACGGCGACATCGGCCATCACGAGATCGCCGGCGCCTTCCTGGCGCGTCGCCGGCTCGCCGAGGTCAAGAAGTCGGCCGCGATCCTGGGCGTCGAGACCCAGGTGCTCGACAACCACGACGGCGAGCTCATGCCCACCCTGGAGAATCGCCGCTCCGTCACCCGGTTGATCCGCGACTGGAAGGCCGACGTCGTGATCGCCCCGCGGCCGAACGACTACCACCCCGACCACCGCTACACGGGCGTTCTGGTCCAGGACGCCGCCTACATGGTGACCGTCCCCAGCTTCTGCCCCGACGTCCCCGCGCTCGCCGACAACCCGGTCTTCCTCTACGTCCACGACTCGTTCCAGAAGCCCAACCCGTTCACGCCCGACGTCGTGGTGCCGATCGATTCCGTCATGGACCAGAAATTCGCGGCGCTCGACGCGATCGAATCGCAGTTCTACGAATGGCTCCCCTGGATCGACCACTACCTGGATCAAGTCCCCAAGGACAAGGAAGCCCGCAAGGCCTGGTTCAGGAAGCACGTCGAGCAGCGGTACAGCGTCAGGAGCGATGCCTATCGGGCCAAACTCATCGAGTTCCTCGGTCCCGATCGGAGCAAAGCCGTCAAGCTCGTCGAAGCCTTCGAAATCTGCGAGTACGGCCGACGCCCCTCGAAAGGCGACCTGCTCCGCATCTTCCCGTTCTTTGGGGAGGCGGCGGCGGAGTGA
- a CDS encoding DUF1549 and DUF1553 domain-containing protein: MPRRWVGPMIAACLTVAHAGCGRATPPAVTPPRSDASPPRADGPTSTPHPPPIVQTEARPIFKVEPSSFTIAADDPGVQLLAIGTDAGEAGRDLTSRVIWRVEPSGIATIDSSGYVLPLSAGAAAIVASDGGGEVRANVIVAPRDGRSWDFATDVAPLLSKHGCNTGACHGKAEGQNGFHLSLFGYDTEADLAAMARDGGQRRISPFDPRESLLLTKSTGRTPHAGGPRIALDSPDYQTLFQWIKAGAPARTGKERGGLARITIEPSGATLAGPGVQQLRVLAEFADGRRRDVTRQAVYKSLDESSVTVDPRGKTELLRRTEADVTVRYGPQVASVRLSTPVNPGLVFDFRALPRANLIDDELFKRLESLKVPPSPPATDAAFLRRASLDLTGAQPSPAEVRRYIGDKDPDKRVKLVDSLLARPEFIAFWRIKFGDLLQISVARQGNGAYRYQEWVDECLAKNTPWDEMVRTMLTAVGDPTAIGTGGPVNYAMDALEPIIAAEQSAQRFLGLRMRCAQCHDHPFDVWTQDDYFGFAAFFAKVQRGGMGMPGAMMGKPTIVINPKGQVVHLRTQKPATARLLDGKLVTIAEKDDPRAELARWMTAADNPYFAKAAVNWVWAQFFGKGLVDPADDMSRANPAVHPELLDALAKRFATKKFDLRDLIRTVATSQTYGLSSATVAGNERDTRLFSHQTPRPLTAHQMADALAQATDVPNRFPGADPFRRAIRVADPSVQSMILDTFGRCPRTSACASVQTPPLSLKQSLLLIGGDVVESKVASLNGYLASVLKLELEPEELVENLYFRTVCRPPTAEESSRWTAELKQATSLQEAAEDLFWALLNSREFAFNH, from the coding sequence ATGCCCCGTCGCTGGGTCGGCCCGATGATAGCGGCTTGTCTGACGGTCGCCCATGCCGGTTGCGGCCGAGCCACTCCGCCGGCGGTTACGCCGCCCAGGAGCGACGCGAGTCCACCGCGAGCGGACGGGCCGACGTCGACGCCGCATCCCCCCCCGATCGTCCAGACTGAAGCCCGCCCCATCTTCAAAGTCGAGCCCTCGTCCTTTACGATAGCGGCCGACGACCCTGGCGTGCAACTGCTGGCGATCGGAACCGATGCGGGAGAGGCCGGTCGCGACCTCACGTCCCGGGTGATCTGGCGGGTCGAACCCTCGGGAATCGCCACGATCGACTCGTCAGGTTATGTGCTTCCACTATCGGCCGGAGCGGCCGCGATCGTCGCGTCCGACGGCGGCGGCGAGGTTCGAGCCAATGTCATCGTCGCGCCTCGAGACGGCCGTTCGTGGGATTTCGCGACCGACGTCGCGCCGCTCCTCTCCAAGCACGGGTGCAACACCGGGGCGTGCCACGGCAAGGCGGAGGGCCAGAACGGCTTCCACCTATCGCTGTTCGGCTATGACACCGAAGCCGACCTCGCGGCCATGGCCCGCGACGGCGGCCAGAGGCGGATCTCGCCGTTTGACCCCCGCGAAAGCCTGCTGCTGACCAAATCCACCGGCCGGACGCCGCACGCGGGAGGTCCGCGGATCGCCCTGGATTCGCCCGACTACCAGACCCTTTTCCAGTGGATCAAGGCCGGCGCGCCGGCTCGGACCGGCAAGGAGCGCGGGGGACTGGCGCGGATCACGATCGAGCCGTCGGGCGCGACGCTGGCGGGGCCGGGCGTCCAACAGCTTCGCGTGCTCGCCGAGTTCGCCGACGGCCGCCGCCGCGACGTCACCCGACAGGCCGTCTACAAGTCGCTCGACGAATCGAGCGTCACCGTGGACCCGCGCGGCAAGACCGAGCTTCTGCGACGCACCGAGGCCGACGTGACGGTTCGATACGGCCCTCAGGTCGCGAGCGTCCGGCTTTCGACTCCGGTCAACCCGGGGCTCGTCTTCGATTTCCGGGCGCTGCCCCGGGCGAACCTGATCGACGACGAGCTTTTCAAGCGGCTGGAGAGCCTGAAGGTCCCCCCCAGCCCCCCGGCGACCGACGCCGCGTTCCTCCGCCGCGCGTCGCTCGACCTGACCGGCGCCCAGCCCTCGCCGGCGGAGGTCCGCCGGTACATCGGCGACAAAGACCCGGACAAGCGCGTCAAGCTCGTCGATTCGCTGCTGGCGCGTCCCGAGTTCATCGCGTTCTGGCGGATCAAGTTCGGCGACCTGCTTCAGATCAGTGTGGCGCGGCAGGGCAACGGCGCGTACCGCTATCAGGAATGGGTCGACGAGTGCCTGGCGAAGAACACGCCCTGGGACGAGATGGTCCGGACGATGCTCACCGCCGTCGGCGATCCCACCGCGATCGGGACCGGCGGCCCGGTGAATTACGCGATGGACGCCCTCGAACCGATCATCGCCGCCGAGCAGTCGGCCCAGCGATTCCTCGGCCTCCGGATGCGATGCGCCCAGTGTCACGACCATCCGTTCGACGTCTGGACCCAGGACGACTATTTCGGCTTTGCGGCTTTCTTCGCCAAGGTCCAGCGCGGCGGCATGGGCATGCCCGGCGCCATGATGGGCAAGCCGACCATCGTCATCAATCCCAAGGGCCAGGTCGTCCACCTTCGCACCCAGAAACCCGCCACGGCCCGGCTGCTCGATGGCAAACTCGTGACGATCGCCGAGAAAGACGACCCTCGCGCCGAACTCGCCCGCTGGATGACGGCCGCCGACAACCCGTATTTCGCGAAGGCGGCGGTCAACTGGGTCTGGGCCCAGTTTTTCGGCAAGGGTCTGGTTGATCCCGCCGACGACATGAGCCGCGCCAATCCGGCCGTCCATCCCGAACTACTCGACGCGCTGGCGAAGCGGTTCGCGACCAAGAAGTTCGACCTCCGCGACCTGATCCGAACGGTCGCGACCTCGCAAACTTACGGGCTGTCGTCGGCGACCGTCGCGGGCAACGAGCGCGACACGCGGCTGTTCTCGCACCAGACGCCCCGGCCGCTGACCGCGCACCAGATGGCCGACGCGCTGGCCCAGGCGACCGACGTGCCCAACCGCTTTCCGGGGGCCGACCCGTTCCGCCGAGCGATCCGCGTGGCCGATCCGTCGGTGCAAAGCATGATCCTCGACACCTTCGGCCGGTGCCCGAGGACGTCCGCCTGCGCCTCGGTCCAGACACCTCCGCTCAGCCTCAAGCAGTCGCTCCTGCTGATCGGCGGCGACGTCGTCGAGAGCAAGGTGGCCAGCCTCAACGGCTATCTCGCCAGCGTCCTGAAGCTCGAACTCGAGCCCGAGGAGCTGGTCGAAAACCTGTACTTCCGGACCGTCTGTCGGCCGCCGACGGCGGAAGAGTCGTCGCGATGGACGGCCGAGCTGAAGCAGGCGACGTCGCTTCAGGAGGCGGCCGAAGACCTGTTCTGGGCGTTGCTCAACTCGCGTGAGTTCGCGTTCAATCACTGA
- a CDS encoding inositol oxygenase family protein — MSGQPRKPSETNPLADLDEWEDFLLERYPEPEKADAFRDYGDNVRPGVREFYRLNHTHQTFEFVRAKEDEFLGKSRRKMGIWEAMEFLNTLVDDSDPDTELTQIEHLMQTAEAVRADGHPRWFILTGLIHDLGKILCLWGEPQWAVVGDTFPVGCRYSDKIVFHDYFDANPDSKNPEYQTPTGVYEPNCGLDKVHMSWGHDEYLYHVVKDYLPDEALAMIRYHSFYPAHREGAYAELMSEDDQRKLAWVRKFNPYDLYSKGEAPPDVAKLKPFYQELIAEYFPAQIDW, encoded by the coding sequence ATGTCGGGACAACCTCGGAAGCCGTCCGAGACCAACCCCCTGGCCGATCTGGACGAGTGGGAGGACTTCCTGCTCGAACGCTACCCCGAACCGGAGAAGGCCGACGCGTTCCGCGATTACGGCGACAACGTCCGGCCCGGCGTTCGGGAGTTCTACCGCCTCAACCACACGCACCAGACGTTCGAGTTCGTCCGAGCCAAGGAGGACGAGTTCCTCGGCAAGTCGCGGCGCAAGATGGGAATCTGGGAGGCGATGGAGTTCCTCAACACCCTGGTCGACGACAGCGACCCGGACACCGAGCTGACGCAGATCGAGCACCTGATGCAGACCGCCGAGGCTGTCCGGGCCGACGGTCATCCCCGATGGTTCATCCTGACCGGCCTGATCCACGACCTCGGCAAGATCCTCTGCCTCTGGGGAGAGCCCCAGTGGGCCGTCGTCGGCGACACCTTCCCCGTCGGCTGCCGCTACTCCGACAAGATCGTCTTCCACGACTACTTTGACGCCAATCCCGACTCGAAGAATCCTGAGTACCAGACCCCCACGGGCGTCTACGAACCCAACTGCGGGCTCGACAAGGTCCACATGTCGTGGGGCCACGACGAGTACCTCTACCACGTCGTGAAGGACTACCTCCCCGACGAAGCGCTCGCGATGATCCGCTACCACTCGTTCTACCCGGCCCACCGCGAGGGGGCCTACGCCGAGCTGATGAGCGAGGACGATCAGCGCAAACTGGCCTGGGTCCGCAAGTTCAACCCCTACGACCTCTACTCCAAGGGCGAGGCCCCCCCCGACGTCGCCAAGCTCAAGCCGTTCTACCAGGAGCTCATCGCCGAGTATTTCCCGGCCCAGATCGACTGGTAG
- a CDS encoding DUF1501 domain-containing protein has translation MSRTSPPIVCAGPSRRSILRAGVLGFLGLGMDDLLRLRSLGASPSLPPTKARNCILIWLAGGASHIDTFDPKPDAPADVRGEFKPIATSVPGLQLSEVLPNLAKIMDRATLIRSMTSPEADHDRASHHLLTGYRPMPAQVFPSYGSVVSKWREAHRGMLPPYVAIPDPPAFSSSGYLTPAYDPFAVSGDPNQEGFRVSNLSPPDRLTLERLLRRRAMVKSLDEFARDVPPTPLTNSRDQFADQAYSLMTSSAAQAAFRIADESPAVREKYGRNPFGQSCLLARRLIEAGVSFVTVNDRGAGPLGWDTHAQNFPTIKNTLAPPLDLGLSALISDLADRRLLDETLVVMMGEFGRTPKINPNAGRDHHGRANSVLLAGAGLPGGLVLGKTDERGDNPAERPITPADLASVLYQKLGINPEHTYDSPDGRPLRLVDRAQPPKELL, from the coding sequence ATGTCGCGCACGTCTCCTCCGATCGTCTGCGCCGGTCCCTCCCGGAGATCGATCCTGAGGGCCGGAGTTCTCGGCTTCCTCGGCCTGGGAATGGACGACCTGTTACGGCTTCGCAGCCTGGGGGCGTCGCCGTCGCTGCCGCCGACCAAGGCCAGGAACTGCATCTTGATCTGGCTGGCCGGCGGCGCGTCGCACATCGACACGTTCGACCCCAAGCCGGACGCTCCGGCCGACGTCCGCGGCGAATTCAAGCCGATCGCGACCTCGGTCCCCGGCCTCCAGCTCAGCGAGGTCTTGCCGAATCTCGCGAAGATCATGGACCGCGCGACCCTGATCCGGAGCATGACCTCGCCCGAGGCCGACCACGATCGGGCCTCGCACCACCTGCTCACCGGCTACCGGCCGATGCCCGCGCAGGTGTTCCCCAGTTACGGCAGCGTGGTCTCGAAATGGCGTGAAGCCCATCGTGGGATGCTCCCGCCGTACGTGGCGATCCCCGATCCTCCGGCCTTCTCGTCGAGCGGCTACCTGACGCCGGCCTACGACCCGTTCGCGGTCTCTGGCGATCCCAACCAGGAGGGTTTCCGGGTCAGCAACCTGTCTCCCCCCGACCGCTTGACTCTCGAACGGCTGCTGCGGCGGCGGGCGATGGTCAAGAGCCTCGACGAGTTCGCCCGCGACGTTCCGCCGACCCCGTTGACCAACAGCCGCGACCAGTTCGCCGACCAGGCGTATTCCTTGATGACTTCGAGCGCCGCGCAGGCCGCGTTCCGGATCGCCGACGAGTCGCCGGCCGTCCGCGAGAAGTACGGCCGCAACCCGTTCGGCCAATCGTGCCTGCTCGCCCGGAGGCTGATCGAGGCCGGGGTCTCGTTCGTCACGGTCAATGACCGGGGCGCGGGGCCGCTGGGCTGGGACACTCATGCTCAGAACTTTCCGACGATCAAGAACACACTCGCGCCGCCGCTCGATCTGGGGCTTTCCGCGCTCATCTCCGACCTGGCCGACCGCCGGCTGCTCGACGAGACCTTGGTCGTCATGATGGGTGAGTTCGGCCGGACGCCCAAGATCAACCCGAACGCTGGCCGCGACCACCACGGCCGCGCTAACAGCGTGCTCCTGGCCGGGGCGGGGCTCCCCGGCGGCCTCGTCCTGGGGAAGACCGACGAGCGCGGCGACAACCCCGCCGAACGGCCGATCACCCCGGCGGACCTGGCCTCGGTCCTTTATCAGAAGCTCGGCATCAACCCCGAGCACACCTACGACTCGCCCGACGGCCGCCCGCTTCGCCTCGTCGACCGCGCCCAGCCCCCCAAGGAACTCCTCTGA
- a CDS encoding YjhG/YagF family D-xylonate dehydratase: MPIEGSSQVRNWTSLVDSAEIDWNDVKTCAEGPQGTLPLTDEMLRQWPSGDLFGLSQNAGMGWEAANVARDPYLILSTQGGLRAPDGSPIALGYHTGHWEIGLLVKEAAEELKRLDAVPFAGMVSDPCDGRTQGTTGMMDSLPYRNDAAIVFRRLIRSLPLRKGVLGVATCDKGLPAMMMALAGATQLPAVLVPGGVTLPPRDGEDAGKIQTIGARYAHGELSLEEAASLGCRACASPGGGCQFLGTAATAQVVAEALGMTLPHAALIPSGQAIWTDLARRSARALVNLAKSGLTTKSILTDAAIRNAMIVHAAFGGSTNLLLHIPAVAHAAGLRRPDVHDWHEVNVKVPRLVSVLPNGPHYHPTVRAYLAGGVPEVMLHLRGLNLLDENVTTATGASLGRMLDWWESSERRKRSRERLFQEDGVDPDDVIMSPERAAEKGLTSTVTFPGGNLAPQGSVIKSTAIDPSVVDPDGVYRKTGPARVFTRELDAIAAIKGQGPDPIKPGDIVVLMGRGPMGAGMEEIYQITAALRHLSFGKQVAVLTDARFSGVSTGACVGHISPEALAGGPIGKLRDGDLIRIVVDRLKLEGSIDLVGADGLDVGEAEGSRILDGRATHPTLSPDPDLPDDTRLWAALQAVGGGTWGGCVYDVDGIIEALRTGSN; this comes from the coding sequence ATGCCGATTGAAGGATCTTCCCAAGTACGGAACTGGACAAGCCTTGTCGATTCAGCCGAGATCGACTGGAACGACGTCAAGACCTGCGCCGAGGGGCCGCAGGGGACGTTGCCGCTGACGGACGAGATGCTTCGGCAGTGGCCTTCCGGGGACCTCTTCGGCCTCAGTCAGAACGCCGGCATGGGCTGGGAGGCCGCCAATGTGGCTCGCGACCCGTATTTGATCCTGAGCACCCAGGGGGGGCTGCGAGCCCCCGACGGGTCGCCGATCGCCCTGGGGTATCACACCGGGCACTGGGAGATCGGGCTGCTGGTCAAGGAGGCCGCCGAGGAGCTGAAACGGCTCGACGCGGTCCCGTTCGCTGGGATGGTCTCCGACCCTTGCGACGGCCGGACGCAGGGGACGACGGGCATGATGGACAGCCTGCCGTACCGCAACGACGCCGCAATCGTCTTCCGCCGCCTGATCCGCTCGCTGCCGCTCCGGAAGGGCGTGCTGGGCGTCGCCACCTGCGATAAAGGCTTGCCGGCCATGATGATGGCGCTCGCCGGCGCGACCCAACTCCCGGCCGTCCTGGTCCCCGGCGGCGTGACCCTTCCCCCCCGCGACGGCGAGGACGCCGGCAAGATCCAGACCATCGGCGCGCGCTACGCGCACGGCGAACTGAGCCTCGAAGAGGCCGCATCGCTCGGCTGCCGCGCCTGCGCCAGCCCCGGCGGCGGCTGCCAGTTCCTCGGGACCGCCGCGACGGCCCAGGTGGTCGCCGAGGCACTCGGGATGACCCTCCCCCACGCCGCGCTCATCCCGTCGGGGCAGGCGATCTGGACCGACCTGGCCCGGCGGTCGGCCCGGGCGCTCGTGAACCTGGCGAAGAGCGGCCTAACGACCAAGTCGATCCTCACCGACGCCGCCATCCGCAACGCCATGATCGTCCACGCGGCGTTCGGCGGCTCGACGAACCTGTTGCTGCACATCCCGGCCGTCGCCCACGCCGCCGGCCTGCGACGGCCGGACGTCCACGACTGGCATGAGGTCAACGTCAAGGTCCCCCGGCTGGTCAGCGTCCTCCCCAACGGCCCCCATTACCACCCGACCGTCCGGGCCTACCTGGCGGGCGGCGTTCCCGAGGTCATGCTCCACCTTCGCGGCCTGAACCTGCTCGACGAGAACGTGACGACCGCGACGGGGGCGTCGCTGGGCCGGATGCTCGACTGGTGGGAATCCAGCGAGCGCCGCAAGCGGTCCCGCGAGCGGCTGTTCCAGGAGGACGGCGTCGATCCCGACGACGTGATCATGAGCCCCGAGCGGGCCGCCGAGAAGGGGCTCACCAGCACCGTGACCTTCCCGGGGGGCAACCTCGCGCCGCAAGGGTCGGTCATCAAGAGCACGGCCATCGACCCGTCGGTGGTCGACCCCGACGGCGTCTACCGCAAGACCGGCCCGGCCCGGGTCTTCACCCGCGAGCTGGACGCCATCGCGGCGATCAAGGGGCAGGGGCCCGACCCGATCAAGCCCGGCGACATCGTGGTCTTGATGGGACGCGGGCCCATGGGCGCGGGAATGGAAGAGATCTACCAGATCACGGCGGCCTTGCGGCACCTCTCGTTCGGCAAGCAGGTCGCCGTGTTGACCGACGCCCGGTTCTCCGGGGTTTCCACCGGGGCCTGCGTCGGCCACATCAGCCCGGAAGCCCTGGCCGGCGGGCCGATCGGCAAGCTTCGCGACGGCGACCTGATCCGGATCGTCGTCGACCGCCTGAAGCTCGAAGGCTCGATCGACCTGGTCGGAGCGGACGGCCTCGATGTGGGCGAGGCGGAAGGCTCGCGCATCCTCGACGGCCGCGCCACCCACCCGACGCTCTCGCCCGACCCCGACCTGCCCGACGACACCCGCCTCTGGGCGGCCCTCCAGGCCGTCGGCGGCGGCACATGGGGCGGCTGCGTCTACGACGTGGACGGTATCATCGAGGCGCTTCGGACCGGGTCGAATTAA